The Dromaius novaehollandiae isolate bDroNov1 chromosome 27, bDroNov1.hap1, whole genome shotgun sequence genome contains the following window.
TGAGAATTACTAGACTGCTTGAGAGAATCAGGCTGTAGGTTATAAATTTTCTAAAGCTTTTAGAAAACTGTAGTCACGTAATATATTTCCTCTTATGTTAGCTCTTTTCCCTAGAACCTAGCATTGAGTCAGTTGTTACTTTATATTGTATTTCTTGCACTCTTGTGAAACATGCATGCATGCTTTCTGCCAATGTAGGAGAAAAATAACCTAATAAAATTCTACGAGTTTGgcttttaaagcaaaagcagaataCTGAATGTGTCCCTAGAGTAGCTGTTCAGACCTGGCAGACAAAAAGAAGTTAATGTAAACACTGAAGTCCAGGCTTGTAAAAACTTTGTTTTGCTGGTAAAGAAGCAAGGATAAAAATAACTTAATTGTTCTGAGGGTGACTTATCAACTGGAAATTTAGTTATTTTTTTGAGGTAACACTGAAACAGAGAGATATGGGTTTAAATTTGCCTGGGGCAAGAGCCTAAACTGTTCCAAACTTATGTTCTCAGCTTGAAGCTCTTTCAGTGCTAGCAGGAAATACTAACGCATGGTTGCTTGTGCATCTGGCTTCCACCCAGGGTGTGATACTGCTACTGCTGCTTTAGCACCATTCTTTTGAACTATCTCTGTCCCTCTGTATTTAAAGGTTTTATGTAACAGTACTGATGTATATGTAAAAGGATGGTGCTGTTCAGGAAGGCAACTGCTCTCTAAGCTTAGTGAGAAGGGAGAGGGTTCTTTAATATAGAAACACGTCACTGGTATAGATTCCCCAAGCCTGTGAATTCAGGACTCATTGGATTAGGATGTTGCTCTTTTTCCTTGACCGAGTTCCAGATATCTGTATGGTGTTTGAAGTTCTAGGGCATCATCTCCTGAAATGGATCATCAAATCAAATTATCAAGGGCTTCCGCTCCCTTGTGTCAAAAAGATCATCAAACAGGTATGTTTCACTTCTCACTGCACTGTTTGCCTCAACTCGGTGAGAACTTTTTCATTGGGGAGAAATCCAAGAAAATGAGAGTTAAAAATCAGTGGTATAGCCTGTCATGCAACAAATATCATTTTTGGGTTAATATTTCCTTTCTCTACTGCAAAAACTTTCTGCTGCAGATACTTCTTTTCTGTCACTTAAACCATGATGGCGCAGTGGGAGGCCAGCTTTGCTTTTAACCTCTTCTTACCCTGTTCATTCCTCACAAGTGCAAGTAGTTCTTCTTATAACTTCTGTCGCAGTAAGCATGGTGCTTAATGATGAGGAAAGCAAGAGAAACCTGTTCCCCCTAGTGTATTGCTTAAGGAGAAAGATCTTTCTACGCTGGAGggtggaaagggaaggaaagcatGATTTTATTATAGGGCATTAAGGTTAGATTTTCTCTGTGGTAAGCTAAGTTGCGAAGGTAAAGAGACAGTGTTTTAACTTTATAGTTGAAATCTGTATATGAATCTAGAAACTCTGGAACTCGGTAATTAACTCTTACGATATCAGTGGTTATCTGGAATATTCTTGGACATAAAAATCCTTCCAGTTCACTAGTCATCCTGGGCAGCTACTGAATTcaggttttgtatttttcctttctcttcattttcgGTTTGcttattctttgctttttctaatgGTTGGTTTCATTCTCCCCATCTGCAGGTTCTTCAGGGTCTTGATTACTTGCACACAAAGTGTCGGATCATTCATACAGATATTAAACCTGAGAACATTCTTCTGTGCGTTAACGACCAGTATATTCGCAGGTTGGCTGCGGAAGCAACAGAGTGGCAGAGATCTGGGGCTCCCCCACCATCTGGCTctgcaggtgctttttttttttttttttttttttttttttttttttccccccccccttcctgaAAACTGGTCCTCTTCTCCAAAAAAGTCATAACTGATCTCATAAGGGAAAATGTCCCACTTTGCATTAAGTACAGTGGACCAGTACTGCAAGCAACTTTGGAAAAGGCAGCTGTAAATTGTGAAGCTAGTCATAAGTTCTAACTCGATGACACTCAGGAAACTAGTCATTTGCATCAGAAAAATGGAGGAAGGATAAATTCATGCTGACACCTGCTTTTAATGCAGTTGATCTGACACAGATAAAGTGGTAGGACAGTCATTTAAAAAACGTGTTAGCCTTTTATGGAATGCACTGCATAGATGTGGTTGCACTCAAAATAGTACTTAAGGGAACATGTGGTGAGGCACTTCTCACATTTTCTACAAAAGCTTATCTCCTTTCACTGTGAGATGCTGGAAATGCATTTTGGGGAAGTCTCAACAAGATGATTTACCTGTTAGAGTTGTCATTTGCATACATCTGGGAAGTTTAAAGAACAGTAAGTAGTTTCCCTGACATGCTAGCATCCCTGAAGAGCAGAGAGCAAATTCTCTTTTGTTCCTAGTTCTTGTTTTTCATGTTCCTCCTCAGAATTTCTGTCTGTACCAGTCTGCAGGTTTCAGGAACTATTACAGTGCATGCTGCAAGGCCCTGTCTGTCATAATCTTGCAGCACCAATGTTAGCTAAGCCCACCATAACATAGCTTAGTTGGGTTAGGTCAGGGAAGCTCCCTTTGGTATTTTAATGTTTCAGTTTGCATTTTCTCAGTAAGATGCATAATGCATGCAGTAAATAAAGCTGCATGACAGGCAGTTTGTCTTTGGTATCAGTCAGGCAAATACTATCTGGGATTTTAATTGCACATTTACTcatgtttttctcagtttttttttttttattcttgctaTACCTTTGTAGAGAAATGAAGGCTTCAAAATAAACATATGTTGATCTCTTTAAAATCTTGTTACCAGACCACATTGGAAAAAGCTTACCTTTACATAGGAGCATAGTTGCAGggttttttatataaatgtactAACTCGCtaccttccttttcctttctgtttcagtGAGCACAGCACCACAGCCAAAACCAGTAAGTGTAACAGCTTTCATCTATAAGTATGCATCTATTTATATTATCTCTCCATTGTTTCATAACGCAGTTAGCATTAAGAGAAAGCAGCGTTGTAGCCATATCAGAAGGAAAAGTGTGATTTGTTCATGTTTGTCCTTGGAGATGCTTATTGGGTTCAATGCTGTCTTGGGGATGCAAGTAGTTCTATCTCAAATATGTCACCAGCACTAGCAGTGGTTTTGGTGGTCTCAGAGTACGTTGGTCATCTGTGATCCCTCATTTGGAGAGCGCTGTAGATTTCTCAGGTTAGGACAGAGATGCCCTGATATGGCAACAGACAACAGCTCCAAGGGACCTTGTATCTGCTGTGTATTTGGGAGAACTCCAGAGTTCTCATCCCATACTGCTTCCTTGGCTCTAAAATAAGTGAAAACCTGAAGCACTCCAAATTTATTGAAATATGAAACAAAGTCAAATGTTTGAGGTGTTCCTCTGCTTGCTTCTGTGTAGGCTGACAAAATGtcaaagaataagaaaaagaagttgaaaaagaagcagaaacgACAAGCTGAGTTGTTAGAGAAACGAATGCAAGAGATAGAGGAAATGGAGAAGGAAGCAAGCCCTGGGCAAACACTgcctgaagaggaagaagaagctCAGAGCCCTCTGGAAATGCTGTTAAAAGTTAGCCCACCGGATGAAGGTGTCAGCAAAAAGACAGGTATGGACCTAAAGTATTGCAAGAGCAGCACAGGGTTGCTGTTGTCATTCAACCTTCTGTATATTACATTGCACCACTCTAAAGAGGCtaggaaattttttttattacagattGAATTAATGAATGACTGTTCTGTTAGATTTTGAGGACAGTCTGTTTCTGAAGGCTCCCTGAACAGCTTCAGCCATTATTTTATTAAGACATTCTGCTATCTTAAGAATCTTCTCATTTCTCCCTCTTCCAGCTGAAGTCATTGTTCAAGAGCAGTCTATTCTAATGGAAAGCAGTGCAGAAAAATGCGTACCAGAAATAAATTGCAACGGAGTGATACAACTGACGGACTTCTCAGGCTCTGGCAATCAAGGGTCTGTGCGACTTGAGGATGACCTTCATAATGCCAATAGCTGTGGCGATTGCCCTCTCACGCAGAAGGAGGAGAGCCTCCGTAGCTGTAATTACAATCAGCGTAATGGTGACTCAGAAACCAGGCCTCAAGAAACAATGTCGGACTCATTCGTGCCCTTAGTTTCGGAAGATTCCATGGTGTGTCAGCCCACGTCGAGCGAAGAGCAATCATTCAGCGAGCAGGAGATTAGCCATTTGCAAGAGAGCATCCGGACAGAGATACCTTCAGAGGATGAGAATGAGAATAATAGTCCCTCAGAGAACAAAGGTACAAGAGGAGCCCTTCGAGAAAGGGCCCCCCTCCCCCTTGGTCTGGGAGAATTGTATTGTAGCACTTGGAGCACTCTTTCATTATATTTAGAAACTTAAATCTGCAAATTGTCACCAGTTGTTAGAATATGGGATAAGTACAGTTAAGTCTGTTCTGATAGTTCTGCTTTATCACGGAGCAAAGGTAACTCCTCACTTGAGATGAATAAATGTTTCCCTGGAAATACAAACCAACCAAAACAAAGCTTATATAGTGTAAGGAAGACTGTTTAATAGTTCTGTTTATATGTAATTTGCTTCAGGCAAAAAACACTGCAAGGCCTGTAGGTTTAGGAGAACACGGTGCACAATAGTGTACtgcagttaaataaataaatattcttaaGAACTTGTATCGATTGATAAAATTTAAAACTCTCCACTGCTTTTTTGAGTCAAGGTCTGGTCAAGTATATCTgcttggagaggaagggagaaactAACACTtgtgctttttttgccttttttttttttcttttaagttttctgtAGTGTTTTCCTGGTGGCAATGCTGCTGGGGAGCTTCATGCATGAAAGAGGAGCGAGTGAAATTTAACGATATGGAAACCGGGACCTTACTCAGTCAGATGCCCCTGCTAGATTACTatgtttattttgcttctcaGAACTGTCTCCTGGCTTGCTTGAGAGCTATAACTGGATATAATTTAGTGACTTCATATTTTTGCTCTCCACCATGTCCGTCAAGGTCTTTCCCAAAACATACTTTAGATCTTGTAGTTGTCTGTTTTGCTGCTATGGGTGATGGCTACGGTGAGAAGATGCTGTCATACTTGGACTCTACTCCTTCAAGGATTTAGGAAGACTTCTTATGGGTTCAGAGGCTTGTTTCACTTCTGGCAGTacccttttttaaaaagcttgccTTAATATAGACAAactcattttctttaaagctatGCACCACTCTTGCATACACTTGCCTCTTCTCCCACTGTGCAACACAAAGTCTCTGTGCTGGTTATATTATCTAGAATATTCTAATTCTTTCCTGTGTTTACCAACCTTTGAGGGTCTTAATGTTGGTAGCTCTTTTGCTCAAATTGCACAGATggatgtttgtttatttgtttgtttacagCTAGCTTCAGGGAAGGGAAAGTTCTGACCAGTAAGCAATATCCTGCCTGAGTAGGGAGAGGGCTATAGGATTTGGATGACAGATGGTGACACTGCCCATTTAGCTTTAATCAGCTGTTGTGCGTATTGCCTTTAGGAAAATCGACTGCTGGGAATTTCCTTCTTAATCCCCTTGAGCCCAAGAATGCAGATAAGCTCAAAGTGAAGATAGCTGACCTAGGAAATGCCTGCTGGGTGGTAAGTTTAAAATCTTTTCACATTGCATGCTTAAACCCGCTAATTCATTCCCAGTAGGCCAAGACTGAAAAGAATCTGTAAAATAGAATCTATTTTATACCTGCTTGTAAAAGTAGTGATAATTTGAAACTATGTTGAAAAAAGGAGGAGAACAAAGTAAGTAATGGTCTTCTAACATAGCATTTCAGCCTGTGTTCTGGGTGCCTCTTTGGTCACCAGATTATTTGAAAGAGGCCTTTGGCCAGTGTCCTGTATGATCTGCCCCAGTCTGTATTCATGAAACTTCTGCACGGTCTGTAGCTCCCCTGGAGAAGGAGAAAGTTGAAAACAGTTGCTCTGACGTGCTAGTTCTGTAGTTTATTAGCTTGTCAAGCTGTTTCAGTGGATTCATAAGCACATGAAAGAGACTCATAAATAGCTTTATTCTCCGATGGCTGTGCTGcactatttttaaatgtttgtcacTTCAAATAGGCAGAATagaatcttcctttctttttctctttttaatggcAAAATGCTTGAGATCTTAAAGACTGATGCAAACTCAAAATTCCGTATTAGGCTTGCAGCAGTTGGTGAGGTGCCGTCTCTTGCAGTGATGTTGCTTATCTGTTTTAAGGTAGATGAATCTACCTGACCTATCGTGACCTGATAGTAGAGAGTACAGCTTCTAAAACAGTCTTCCCTGTTTGGCTGTTATTGCTTGCTTTCATCTAAATTGCTGGACTCTCTTCCTTAAGGAAGTGTCTTGTGTAGAGCCTTTAAATATTTCCTTATATTCCTACAAGTATTGTTTGAGATGTAAAGTTCAGATGAAACATAATGGGAATGAGCTCTGACTTGCTCTGGCCTTCCAGGTTATTGATTCTTGTCCTTTAAAAGCTCTCTAACCATTTAATAAACCATTTCTTCTGTTTAGCACAAGCACTTCACTGAAGACATCCAGACAAGACAATACCGATCCTTGGAGGTGTTGATAGGATCGGGGTATAACACCCCTGCTGACATTTGGAGCACAGCATGTATGGTGAGTGGTGTCATCCCGGGAGGATTTTTAGGTGGTGCTGCAGGGCATTCTGGGAAACTCAGGTGTGCTCCAGACTACAGAATTACTAGCTGAGTCTGGCCAAAAACAGGGGGGGAACCCCAAAACCACCAATACATATTCAGCCAACTTCTAGACTTGCTGAATACCATGTTTCTATACTGAAGTCAGTGTTTCTTTCATCTTTTATCACCATATTTCAAATATAGCTGTACTTTGAGATCGTGCTTCatggaaaagcaagagaaatatgCAATTCTGAAGATGAAAGTCTTTTTTGTAAAGAGTCTTTCCACTGCATCAACCACTGTTTCATAGATGTCTTCagtataattttatattttagtcTCATACATCCTCTGCCTTGTTTGGAATCACTTTGTAATCTCTGAGTAATGCTGAGATGAGGCTGAAGCTGTTCCCGTAATAGCTAGCAAATGTAGAatatgatgatttaaaaaaaaaaaaaaaaaaacagtctagtCAGTTACTACATGTGTCTTTGGTGTCCCCTTTCTGTATCTTCTACAAATTACAGCTCGTTTTTCTATTTTAAGCTTGGAAAATATTGAGTGAACTCGTTTTTGCTGTCTCGGGAAACAAGCTGTGATTTTGATGAATGTGGTAAAAACAGAATGGAGTAGGGTCATGTTGTCTCTGCAGAACTTATGGTCAAAATCATGCAGCGCTGACTCTTGAGTGCCTAATTCCATAGTTTGGCTACAGCAGTCctcaaagaaaattaagaataCAGAAAGTCATAGGTACTGTTTTGAGTAAAAGTGAATACATAAAAGGATTTAAATTCCATGATGTATTTACCCTTTAGGAGTGGTAAATTGAGAAAtgaatgcaaacattttttttttctcatttaaaatgtgttttcacatCTGAGAATGAATGGTCTGAGATGAACTGtgttgaaaaatgtctttttaacaTCTGAAACTTTGCAGGGAAAGAAccgtagtttaaaaaaaaaatctgtagagtTGGAACATGATATCAAGTTTTGCAAAATGCTGTTGAGGGGGAAGAGGGGCTAAGCATGTGAAAAGCCTTCATTTTGTACAATTACAAAGTTAATATATTACGAACTCTCCATTTTACTATGATCCAGAATTCATCACAGTTCTGAGTCTATGAAGTTTTTAAATGCAACGAAGTAGTTGAACATGTTAAGATGATAGTGGTGTATTAGAGTTTTTACAGGTTAGTCTTCCCACCGCTGTGATTCTGGCATGCAGAGGTATGCAGAATCAACCTGCAGTGCTTCTAGCAATGTACAAGTGCATTAAAGTGGTATAACATATGCTTTCTGTTTATTTAGGCCTTTGAATTAGCAACAGGAGACTATCTGTTTGAGCCTCATTCTGGAGAAGACTACTCACGGGATGAAGGTGCGTTTAAGTCTTTCCTTCTTAATTTGGGACATGAGATGCAATGGAGGCTTCTTCAGAATGAGAACCTTCTCTTAGAAGTCTGCAATATAAAAGTGCCTTGCAAAAAGATGTTCACCCAAATTAGTGATGTTAGAGAACAACTGTGGTTAAGGCTCTGCAGTGAGACACCATGCAATAAGAGTCCGTGTTCTTGTTCTGGTATTTACCACTCCTTTTACCACTGTCCTCTCTATCTTGCTTCTGAGACTACTGAGTTCCTGCAAATGGCCCTTACCTCTTCACACACACCCCCATATGTcatctttttccttgtcctttgtAATCTGATTTCAGGTTCTGTCTTCCCAGTGCATCTGAGCCATGCTTGTAAAGCTCATAGTGATACCTCTGAGATTATGGTTAGGTTATAATAACACACTGGGATGCAAGGGATGCTTAACTATATTGTGCATAACTCATCTTACTTGTGGATCTCAAAGTAATTTACAAAGGAGATTAAGTGTCTTTTGTCCTCACATCCCAGAAGAGGAAACTGGGATGTGGGGTGGGGATGTCTTGTATGGATGTATCatactgtctttttcttttgaaaatacacaGATCACATTGCATTGATCATAGAACTTCTGGGGAAAATACCTCGCAAGCTCATTTTGGCAGGAAAATATTCCAAGGAGTTTTTCACCAAAAAAGgtaaaaggaaacaaagcaaatgtCACCTTGCCCCCACCCCATACACAAGAGTGCCTTTCTAAAAATACCAATTAAAAATAATCTCAACAAAGACGTATCTTTTAAATCTTCCCTCTGTTTTATGAAAGGCTTTTTTAGCAAAGCTGCAACTAAATGTAAGGTAttcttttctgctaaaaatataCTACATCCCCATACTTGACATCTTGGTGTAGATCAAATGCGACAGGTTGAAGAACAGTTCTGTAAGTAGCTCCTCAGATTTGAGACTGCTTCAGATAGCTGAGCTTTGTCAACTAGAGGTGTTTACTTGTCTGAAGTCTTCTCTAGACAGCTTTGTTCTATTTCTAGTGTGACAGTCACTTAAATGGTACCTTGCATCCTGAGCCACGTTGCTTCAGATTATAAAGATAACTGCTGTTGCAGGCCCTCTGACCTAGTCTAAGGGAAGAGGCCCTGTACGTGGCAGACAGCTGTCTTCTCCGTTCAGGCTGGTAAACCCAGAGTCTGGTTTTCAGCACAGAGACCTTCTGCCCTAAACAGGAAACCCGACACATTTTGCCATGTTGCTAATCTTAAAACCCTAAGTACACCAGAAATGTATGAAGACTCAAGAACAAATTTTTCACCTAGTTTAATACTAAAAATAGCCAACCTTC
Protein-coding sequences here:
- the SRPK1 gene encoding SRSF protein kinase 1 isoform X2 — its product is MALSKTIGLSSGIPLSMGGRASCRPDTQHRGPAAHSENDLPEQEEEILGSDDDEQEDPNDYCKGGYHLVKIGDLFNGRYHVIRKLGWGHFSTVWLAWDIQGKRFVAMKVVKSAEHYTETALDEIKLLKSVRNSDPNDPNKERVVQLLDDFKISGVNGSHICMVFEVLGHHLLKWIIKSNYQGLPLPCVKKIIKQVLQGLDYLHTKCRIIHTDIKPENILLCVNDQYIRRLAAEATEWQRSGAPPPSGSAVSTAPQPKPADKMSKNKKKKLKKKQKRQAELLEKRMQEIEEMEKEASPGQTLPEEEEEAQSPLEMLLKVSPPDEGVSKKTAEVIVQEQSILMESSAEKCVPEINCNGVIQLTDFSGSGNQGSVRLEDDLHNANSCGDCPLTQKEESLRSCNYNQRNGDSETRPQETMSDSFVPLVSEDSMVCQPTSSEEQSFSEQEISHLQESIRTEIPSEDENENNSPSENKGKSTAGNFLLNPLEPKNADKLKVKIADLGNACWVHKHFTEDIQTRQYRSLEVLIGSGYNTPADIWSTACMAFELATGDYLFEPHSGEDYSRDEDHIALIIELLGKIPRKLILAGKYSKEFFTKKGDLKHITKLKPWGLFEVLVEKYEWSQDEAAAFTDFLLPMLELIPEKRATAAECLRHPWLSS
- the SRPK1 gene encoding SRSF protein kinase 1 isoform X1, producing MSLLQAPPGPAAGGRGRGQERGGGAAPGSPGSGLSPSSSASGTTSTATSSSSGGGGRRHNNDEGEAAWWRAPRRAKVPKPRMLRPARPGAAQGTGPARRRAGHPGLPALAAMERKVLALQARKKRTKAKKDKAQRKPDTQHRGPAAHSENDLPEQEEEILGSDDDEQEDPNDYCKGGYHLVKIGDLFNGRYHVIRKLGWGHFSTVWLAWDIQGKRFVAMKVVKSAEHYTETALDEIKLLKSVRNSDPNDPNKERVVQLLDDFKISGVNGSHICMVFEVLGHHLLKWIIKSNYQGLPLPCVKKIIKQVLQGLDYLHTKCRIIHTDIKPENILLCVNDQYIRRLAAEATEWQRSGAPPPSGSAVSTAPQPKPADKMSKNKKKKLKKKQKRQAELLEKRMQEIEEMEKEASPGQTLPEEEEEAQSPLEMLLKVSPPDEGVSKKTAEVIVQEQSILMESSAEKCVPEINCNGVIQLTDFSGSGNQGSVRLEDDLHNANSCGDCPLTQKEESLRSCNYNQRNGDSETRPQETMSDSFVPLVSEDSMVCQPTSSEEQSFSEQEISHLQESIRTEIPSEDENENNSPSENKGKSTAGNFLLNPLEPKNADKLKVKIADLGNACWVHKHFTEDIQTRQYRSLEVLIGSGYNTPADIWSTACMAFELATGDYLFEPHSGEDYSRDEDHIALIIELLGKIPRKLILAGKYSKEFFTKKGDLKHITKLKPWGLFEVLVEKYEWSQDEAAAFTDFLLPMLELIPEKRATAAECLRHPWLSS